The sequence GTGCCGGAGCAGGCTTACAAACCGATCTCCATACGTTTCACGATTTCAATGTAGTTGGCTGCTCGGTGGTGACTTCTGTTACTGCTCAACACCCGCATGGCGTGCTTTGCGTCACGCCTGTTGATGATTACACTTTCCGCCAGCAGTTTGAGGCTTTGCTTATTCAAGGCTACCCGAATGCGATTAAAATTGGTTTGCTTTGTTCCCAAAACCAAGTGGAAATTTTATGCGAATATATCCAAAAAATCCGCTCCGAAAGCCAAGAATATTGCCACGTGGTTTACGATCCGGTGGCGGTGGCAAGTAGCGGACAAGCTCTATCAGACAGTATTGTGTTGCCTGTTGTGCAGGAAAAACTCTATCCCTTAGTGGATTTAATCACCCCAAATGGCACCGAATTAGCCTTACTGAGCGAAACAGAAATTGCTACTTTTGAGGATGTCAAAACCGCTGCTGAAAAATTATTTGCTCAAGGCATCAAGGCTGTATTAGCCAAAGGCGGCCATTTTGAGTGGCAAGGTGAAATGGTAGACGATTATTTACTCACGCCACAAGAGAGCTACTGCTTTTCCCACCCTCGTTTAGAAAGCGTGAACACCCACGGCACCGGTTGCACCTTTGCCTCCGCCATTGGTGCCATGTTGGCAAAAGGCTTTGATTTGCCGGATGCGGTTACCGTTGCCACCGCCTATCTACAAAAAGGTTTGTCGGAAACCGAAGGGAGAGGACAGACTGCATTAAGTTCCCTTTGCCACACAGGCTATCCGACCGATATTGCCTTTTTCCCTCAAACGGAATTGGTGTCGGCACCGCTTGATGTGTCACAAAAGGCTTTCGCTCCAACCGATTATCAACTTGGGCTTTACCCTGTGGTAGAAAGTTTTGAGTGGATTGAGCGTTTAATTTCAGCCGGCGTGAAAACCTTGCAAATTCGTATGAAAAATCGACCGCTTGCAGAGATTGAAAACGAAATCGCCCAAAGTGTCGCACTTGCCAAGCAGCATAATGTGCGTTTATTCATCAATGATTACTGGCAGTTGGCGGTGAAATATCAAGCCTACGGCGTGCATTTAGGCCAGGAAGATTTAGCTACCGCAGATTTACATGCAATTCAGCAAGCCGGCTTGAGGTTAGGTGTTTCTACCCATGGTTATTTTGAAATTATGCGAGCCTTAGCGGTGAAACCTTCTTATATCGCTTTTGGCCACGTTTTCCCAACGCAAACCAAAGACATGCCGTCCCAACCGCAGGGTTTAATCAATTTGGCGAACTATGCGGATTTGGTTTCACCACTGCACATTCCAACCATTGCCATTGGCGGCATTAACCAAACCAATATTGAGGCGGTGATGCAATGTGGCGTAGGCAGTGCGGCGGTAGTTAGTGCAATTACTCAGGCTCAAGATTGGCAACAAGCGGTTAAAATTTTAGAAAAATTTGCAAATGGCGGCAAAAAAGGAGGCAACGATGAGTAGAAGTTTAAGTTCGCTCAACAGCGGCTTGATTTGGGCGGGAGCGGGCATTAGCGCCAGTGCGATTGTAGTCGGCACGTGGATTGCACCACTTGGCTGGCAACAAGGTTTACTGGCGATTATTCTCGGGCATTTGCTCGGCGGCATTTTATTTTTTGCTGCCGGTTTTATCGGGGCGAAAACCGGCAAAAACGCCATGCAAACGGTGCAGATTTCTTTTGGTAAAGGCTCGGTCTTTTTCTCGCTTGCGAATGTGTTGCAACTAGTGGGCTGGACCGCGATTATGATTTACACAGGGGCAGAAATTAGTAATGCCCTAAGCCTTGCCTTGTGGGATCTATCTGCTTTTAGCCTTTGGGCGTGTGTGCTTGGCGTATTGATTATTCTTTGGCTTTTTAGCGGCTCTAATCAGGTGGGAAAATTAAAATTATTCACGCTGATTGCGATGTTTGTGCTGACTTTATGGTTAAGCCTAAAAGTGCTCAATGGACAGAATCAACCCGCCACATCGGGCGATATGCCGTTTAGCACCGCAGTGGAGCTTGCCACTATTATGCCGCTTTCTTGGCTGCCGCTGGTGTCTGACTACACCTCTAAAGCGAAAAAACCGCTTGCGGCAACGCTTTCGGCAAGTGTCGGTTATTTAATTACCAGTGCATGGATGTATGCGTTGGGGCTTGGTATGGTGCTGTTCACCGGGCAAAGTGAAATTGCCCCGATGCTCCTGCTAACAGGTATGAGCTTGGTTGGTATTATTGTGATGATTTTATCTACTGTTACCACGACTTTCTTAGATGCTTATTCCGCAGGAGTGAGTGCAAGTAATATCAGCACTAAATTAAAAGAAACCCCGACAGCTATTGCTGTTACCTTGCTTGGTACGGTGTTAGCCTTAAGCTTGCCGGTAACCCAATATGAAAACTTTTTACTGCTAATCGGCTCTGTATTCGCGCCAATGATTGCGGTGCAAATTGCCGACTTTTTCGTGTTAAAACGCACTGAGTCCCAACAAAATATGGATTGGCTGGCTTTCGGGCTTTGGTTTATCGGTTTTATGCTTTATCACGGTTTATCTTATAGTAATGTGCATTTACCCCTTGGCTTAACCATTCCTGTGATGTTAGTGATTTTTGTAACAACGGTTATTGTGAGAAAAGTCACAAAATAGAAAAATAAGCGGTTCAATTGGAGTGAAAATTTGCAAAATTTTGCTAGAATTGAACCGCTTGTTTTGTATTGGAGAAAATTTATGACACAACATCATTTTTTTAAACTTTCTGCGATTTCGATTGCTTTATTAGGGGCTGCTTCACAAGGCTATGCAGTTGAATGCAAAGTACCGATGTCAGTAGAAAATCAGCAGAATGGCAATTTAGATAGTTGTAATCTTAATATTGATGCTACTGAAAACAGATCTCTTTTCAATCAGTCATCGTTGCTTAATATTTCTAATTCTACTTTTCATATTAATAATTCGACACTAACATTTTCCGGTAAGCATGGTGCCGATGTTATTGCTATCGAAGATTCTAATGTAGAAATCACAAATAGTCGCCTTACTCGAAATAATACTGATGATAAGGATATATCATCGGAAACTATACGAATTCGTGATGGAAAAACAGGGATCTCCAGTCTGATATTAGACAATGTTACTTTAGTATCAACAGGCGAGGCGAGTACGATAGCTCTTTATGCAACAGAAAATGAAGATTCATTAACTTCTATTACATTGAAAAATTCCAATATCTCTTCCGAAGATTCCATTTTTGGATCTTGGTGGTCAACAAGTCGCCCAATAAATGAATATTCAAACTGGAATATTAAGGTGGAAAACTCTGTTTTGAAAGCCCCAATTATTCTGTCTACAGGGGGGTTAACTGAGTTATATAAAACAGATGGAGTAGTTGCTACTGAGAAAACGACTCTTTCAGCAAATAATGCTCAATTTTTCGGTTCAATGCTCTCTTTTGATAGCGATGCGGATAAATCGAAAACTGATGTGAGTTTAACTTCATCATCTTGGGTTTTACCTACTGCTAGAGATTTAGATACGAATGTTGTGGCTCATAATGGCGTGACTAATCTTAAATTAGATGAAAGTCAAATCACACTAGAGAATAATCTCGGACTTCAGACCTTTACTATTTATGGCAACCTTTCCGGCAACGGCCACTTTGACCTTAATACCGATCTCGCCAACCAAAAATCCGACAAAATCGTGGTAAAAGGCGAAGACAGCGGTAATTTCACCTTAGGTATTAAAGACAGCGGCAATGAACCAGACGCAGCAAATGGCAAAGTCACTTTAGTGGAAACTCAGCAAGGGCAAGCAACATTTAGCTTAAAAGATCGAGATTATGTTGATGCCGGTGCTTATCGCTACCGCTTGAATAAAGAAGGAACAAATTGGGTACTGGCAAACCGTCAGTCTGAGAGAGTAACAACTAGCCAACCTACAATTCCTACTCAGCCTGTGGTTCAACCGACTTCGCCTACAGTACCAACTCAGCCTGTTGTTCAGCCAACCACGCCTACAGTGCCAAGTCAGCCGGTTGTTCAGCCGACACAACCTGGTGTTCCTGTCGCTCCTGCATTACTCGCATTAAGCGAAAAATCTAACGCTCTTTCTTCACTTCGCCAAGCTCAAAGTGTGTTAGTGGGCCAAAACTTACAAGGTATTCACCAACGTTTAGGCGAGTTAAAAACAGATAAATCAAGCAATGTTTGGGTGAAAAATATTAATAGCCGTACAGAAGTGAAAGCTCAAAATGTTGCAGCGGATAGCCGTTCTTCGGGCTTTGAGATGGATTCCCACAGCCTACAAATCGGGGCAGATCGTGCGGTGAGTGATAACCTCCGTTTAGGCGGATTTGTTGGTACGAGTCGTGCAGATGTGGATTTCAACGGCGAATATGGCAAGGGTAAATTACGTTCGCAAGCGGTCGGATTTTACGCCACTTTTGCAAATGCAGACGGCTGGTATGTGGATAATGTCGGCAAGTACGAACGTTTAACCGCACAGGCATCAAATGAAAAACGTAAATACAATGCTTTTAGCTTATCAAGTGAGGTGGGTAGACGCATTGCGTTATCGAATGATTGGACGGTTACGCCACAAGCTCAGTTGGCTTATCACACCATCAACGGCAAAGCGGATGAAAGCCGTTTAAGTCTGTTCACCGCTCGTGCCGGTATGCGTATTGCCAAAGGTTTTGCCTTAGCTAGTGGCTGGAATTTACAACCTTACGCTGAGTTCAATGCGATTGCAGAAAAAGCCAATAATGCTAAAGTGCGTGTGAATCAATACCGCTTTGATGTGCCGGAAAATCATGGACGGTTCCAAACCTCAATTGGTTTCACCGCAGGTAATGGCAGCCATCGCGTAGGTTTAGAGGCTTCCACTACGCATGGTAAACAGTTAAAACAACCAATTTCGATTTTGGCTAACTATCGTTATCAGTGGTAATTGTTAATCAGCAAAGTTAGATAGGTAAGCAGTCCAATTTGTAAAAAGAAATGCAAATTGGACCGCTTGTTTTATTGCGGTTTTGCTAGATTTCTGTCAATTCCAAATCTTTGGTTTCGTGAACCTGCCATAATGCCCAGAAGCTCAGTAATGAGGCGACCGATAAATATCCACCCACGCCAAATAGTCCAAAGTTTTCGTTAATTTTTACCGCAATAATGGTGAATACGCTTGCCCCTAAAATGCCGGCGATAGTATAGGCGAGTGAAGCCCCTGTGTAGCGGACTTCCGTTGGGAACAGTTCGGGCAAAATCACTGCCATCGGGCCGTAGCTTAAGCCGATTAATATCATGCCAATCGCCAAAAAGATAAATATTGAGGTTGGCGTGCCGTTTTCTAAGAAAAATGGCATCGTTAAGCCGTAAATCGCTGTGGCTCCTGTGGCTATCAGCAGTAATAAACGGCGGCCGATTTTATCGGAATAAAGGCCGGAAAAGAAAATCGCAATGCCGAAAATCACCGAGGTAATCAGCAAATATTGGGTGTAGAGATTTGCCGGTAAGCCTAAACCTGTGGCGTAGCCCGCTTGAGAAACCGCTACCGGGCTTTTCACAAAAATCGGAGTAAAGGCAACCAAAATATAAAACAGCACATAGCCAGCGGTGGCAATTAACACGCCAATCGTAAAAGGTTTTAAGTGGCGGCTAAACAGCACTTTAAGCGGTGTGTGGCGGTTTTTGCCTTGTTTCTCTGCTTTTAAGAAAATCGGGCTTTCGCTGATTTTGAGGCGAATGTATAAGCCGATAAAAATCATCACAAGGGAAGCGATAAATGGAGTTCGCCATGCCCAGTCGAGAAAGGCTTGTTCTCCATAAATGAGGTTCACCAAATAGAAAGCCCCGTTTGCCAGCAATAAGCCGATTGGTGCCCCCATTTGCGGAAAAATCCCAAAAAATGCCCGCTTGTGTTTCGGGGCGTGTTCGGTAGCAACTAAGGCGGCTCCGCCCCATTCACCGCCTAAGCCTAATCCTTGTCCGATTCGGCATAAGCAGAGCAGTAATGTTGCCCAAATGCCGATAGCGGCATAGTTCGGTAATAAGCCGATTGCCACAGTGGAAAGCCCCATCAATAAAAGCGAGGCAATCAGCGTTTGTTTACGTCCGTATTTGTCGCCAAAGTGACCGAAAATAATCGATCCCATCGGGCGGGTGAAAAAGGCAAGAGCCAGAACCGACAAAGACATTAATTGGTTAGAAACCGGATCGTCACTATTGAAAAATTGCACATTAAATACCAGTACGGCAGCCATGGTGTAGATGTAATTATCAAAGTATTCAACGGCGGTGCCAACCATGGAGGCAACGGCGACTTTAAGCGGGGAAGATTTAGACATACGCCACCTTTGCTAACTTTTCAACGGTTTCAGGCGTGATTTCGCCAAGCTGATCCAATAAATTCACGGCAAATTGTCCGTGCTGAGTTGGGCGGAGAGTTTGGGCAGCAAGCTCGCCGGCAACCGCATAGACGGTGAAGGCTTCAACGAGGGCTGCAAATTCCTTTTCTTTATCTGCAACGGCAAGAAAAGCCCCGCAAATAGCACTGAGTAAACAGCCGGAGGCAGTCGTTTTCGGGAACATCGCTGTACCGTTTTGCAGTAATGCAGTGTGTGAGCCATTGCTTATCACATCGGTTTCTCCGCTAATAGCGGCGATGGTTTTATATTGTGCTGCTACAGTTTGGGCGATTTCTTGCAAGCTATGGCTACCTTCACCGGCATCAACCCCTTTCGCGTGCCAATCCACATTGGCTAGGGTGGCAAGTTCACCGGCATTGCCGCGAATGGCGGTAAATTGAATTTCGCTTAACAGTTTTTCTACCGTTTGGAGGCGAAATGGCGTGGCCCCTACACCCACAGGATCTAACACGACAGGAATCCCTAAACGGTTAGCGGTTTTGCCTGCCAGTAACATCGCATCCACTTCTTTGCCGATTAAAGTGCCGATATTAATGACTACCGCAGAGCTCAGTTGCGGCACGCTTTCCATTTCCTCAATGGCAGCGGCCATAATCGGCGAAGCTCCGAGGGCAAGTAAGCCGTTAGCAGAAAAATTAGCGGCAACAATGTTGGTAATGTTGTGTACAAGCGGGTTAATTTGCCGAATTTTTTGCAAATATTGCGTTTGATATGAAAGGGGAGTGGTCATCGTTATTCCTCATTGTGTGAAAAAATACGAGCCAACACGAACGGGAATAGAATGGTTTTACGCCTTTAGTTTCCTACGTCAGTGCTAACTGCATCAGGTTCAACGGGTATTTCTCAGCTTGGCTTTAAAGCAAGCACCCCGACTAAATGAGGTTTTAATATAATCGCTAAAAAAGCGGTTGTAAAGCAGATTACAACCGCAGCGTCTTAAGCTGCTTCTTTATGATAAAACCGCAAGCTGTGCTCTTTTTGGCGGGCAGAGCTAAAGGCGGAAACCCGTTTTAAATAGCCGATTACCCTTGTGCCATAATCAATATTGTGTGAGCCACATTGGCTGCAAGTGTGCAAAGTGCGTTTGTCGATATGGTTACATTCATTGCAAATGGTGATTTTGACGTTAATGCAGAAATAGTTACAGCCTGTTTTAGCTGCAGTATCTAACAGTAAGCGGTAGCTACCGACGTTTAAAGCCTCATCAAGATTGAGATGGAGAGCTGAGCCACCGTCTAACCACTCCACTAATTCTTTGCCGTGTAGTAGAAATTTATCTAATGCATTGGTGCTTTCATCTTCGACTACATAGAAGTAGGAATTGTAGCAATCACGCGGTACGAAATAGCCATCTGCTTTATCCCATTTGGCATTTTTTACCCCAAGGTTTTCTGCCGGCACAAATTCGGTGTTGAATTTGACGCCATATTTTTCACTGGCGGCTTGGTTGGCTTGGAAAATCGTTTTTAGGCGGGATTGCACAAACTCAATATAATCTGGGTTGTAACCAACCGTTAAGCCTTGGGATTCTGCTGCTTCTGCCATGCCATTAATGCCAATCGTCAGAAATTGTTTATCAAGTGAAATAAAGCCGGCATCGTAAACAGGGAGCATGCTGTTGGCTAAATACTCTTCCATTAATTTGCGATAAGCGTATTGATATTTGTGGATCTTGCTGACTTCTGTGACTAAATCACGTTTATCTTGCACTAAACGGTTCATGTTAATCGTAATCACATTAATAGAACCTGTTGCCACACCGCCAGCCCCTAGTGAGTAAGAGAAGGTGTGATCGCTGATTTCATTGCGTAGGCGGCAGCAAGAGGCAAGGGAATCCGGATTATCTGATTGATAAATAAAAAATGAGTTTCCTTGTGAGAGTTCTTGTGCCATTTGGTTGGCAAATTCATCATCTTTGCATTTTCCGTTTGCGGTTAGCATGGCTGCGGTAACAACAGGGAAGGTCAAAATAGCTTTGCTGCGTTCTTTATTGAACCATTTCATAAAGAATAGCTGTAATTTGGCGGTCGTTTCCCAGTTCGGTTTTTCAAAATCAGGAAAAACAAAATTGCCAAACATTGCCTCAAAATAGAATTTGTCATAGAGCGAGATATTCCAAAATACACTTTGATAACCTCGGGCTGCAGCAGGTTGGTTGATACTGTAAACTACTTGTTGTAGGTGATTTTCAATTTCTCGGCTGTGAGTTTTTAAGTAGTTATCACCAAAATCTTTACGAGCAAAATAGTCAAAATAAGTGAGAAACTCAACGGTTGCAACCGCACCTGCAAACTGAGCACTGACGGCAAAGACAAAGTTAATAAAAGAGCCACAGAAAGAAGCTAAATGTTTCGGTGCTTTAGATTCGCCGCCTAATTTGCTTAATCCGTCATGTAAAAATGGATACATAGTGATAGATACGCAGTAAGGTTTTAGGCTGGTTTCATCGTGAACGTAAATTTCATGTGCCTCAATCTGGCGTATGTATTCTTGTGCGGTAGCCTTATCAAATAATGTTTCAATTTTCTGACTGACTTTTGCACGATTGATCTGTACAAAAAAATCTTTCATCAATTCATTTTCCATTGTCGCAATATTTTTTTGTGTCACATTCGCATTGGCATCCATTTTTGAACCGTCAGCTGCATTTTGTGCTTGGATGTAATGGTCAATAAAAGCTAATTTTCCGTTTAATTGTTCTTGTTGTAAGCGAATCATATTAAGTCTCCTTTTATAAATAGATGATTGAGGTTTTGGTTGCTGCGTAAATCTATAAAGCGTTGATTAGTCGTTAAGCTTTCTAATCCGCCACGTTCAGCAATCCAACGACCTGTCTTTAAATAGGTTAATTCGGCTAATAAACATTCGGGAAGCTGATCTTTTTCCAATCCTGTATAAAGACAAGTTTTTAGCCCTTGCTGTTTGGCAAGCTTTAGGAGTGGTGTTAATTTTTCTGCTTTCCATTCTCCCCCCATAAAGAGAACGCAACTAATTAAACCCTGATAACGTGTTAAGCGATGAGATAGGTATTCCGGTGTCAGCACTGTCCCGTTACAGGCTTTCCAGCTATCAGCACTATGACAGCCTTTGCAGCCAAGCGGGCAGCCTGTAATTAGAAAAGCAAGCGAGGTTTCATTCGGCACTTCTTGCCAAACAATTTGCTCTGAGTTGAATCTAAGGTTTTCCATATCTATTGGTATTAACACAATATGTTGTGTTTTTTAACATTGTTTAACACTATATGTAGTATATTAGATCTGTTGAACTTTAAAATAAAGAGCAAAAAAAGAAAAAAATCAGTTGCAATTTGAAGAAGTGAATAAAATCAAAAAGATAGAGAATTGTAAATTTTGGAAATAAAAAAACCGTGTATTTTGCTACACGGTTTATGAAAAGTTTGGCTAATTGATCTCTATAATATCAAAAACTTTTTCTAATTGATGAGTTAAAAGTGAGAGTTGGCGTTTACTCGCTAATGTAAAATTTAGGTTAAAAATAGAATCTGTTGATTCTACATTTAAATTTTTTACTTCAAAGCCTCGGTGCCGGATAACCCTTAAAATCCTTTCTAAGGTTTCGGGACGTTTATTTGCGGTAATAGTTAATTGGTACTCTTCCATGTTACTCTCCTATACATCATCGTCCAACATATCAGCATTGCAGGCACCCGGTGGCACAAGCGGCCAAACATTATCTTCTTGTGGAATGCAAACATGCAGTAAATAGGCTCCTTTGGCATTGAGAAAGCGATTGATAGCATCCGAGACTTCATTTGCTTTTTCAATACGTTCACCCTCAATATCGAAGGCTTTTGCCAGCATTACAAAATCAGGATTATCGTCTAAAATCGTTTGGCTGTGGCGACCGTGAAAGAACAGTGATTGCCATTGGCGAACCATGCCCAAACGTTGGTTATCAAGCAGTAAAATTTTCACCGGCAGATTACCGCGTTTAAGTGTACCCAATTCCTGAATATTCATCATAATGGAGCCGTCACCAGTGATTACAATCACTTGATCGTTAGGGCGAGCTTTAATCGCTCCGATAGCAGCAGGTAAACCAAAACCCATTGAGCCAAATCCGGCTGAGGTAATGTAGTTTTTCGGATCATGATAAGTTAAATGCTGTGCCGACCACATTTGGTGCTGACCGACATCGGTAGTGACCACGCTGTTTTTCGCTTTACGCTCGGAAAGCGTGTTTAATAATGCCACGGCATTAATATCACCTTCGCCTGAATTCTCTTGATATTGGAAATCAAATTGCTGTTTTAAATTGCGGATATCTTCACGCCAAGCATCAATAGAAAGCGGTTGAGCCAAATAGTTTACCGCTTCGATCAGATCGCCTTGTAAAGCTACTTGAACTTTACGTAGTTTATTGATCTCAGCATTGTCAATATCAATATGGATCACTTTAGCGTGTGGGGCAAAAGAGTCTAATTTGCCTGTTACGCGGTCATCGAACCTTGCACCACAAGCGATTAGCAAATCACATTCTTGTACCGCATAGTTTGCGGCTTTAGTGCCGTGCATGCCGATCATACCCATATAAAGCGGATCGGTAGGATCAATAGTGCCTAAAGCTTTTAGGGTGGATACAGATGGAATATTTGCAATTTTTACGAAATTTCTGACCGCTTGCACGCCATCAGCCATGCCCACACCGCCACCGACATAAAGCACAGGACGTTTTGCCTCCGTTAATAATTTTTTGGCAGCAAGTAAGTTCTCCGGATTTTGTAAAGCGGGTTTTTCTTTTGGATAAACAATCGGCTCCGCGGAGGTAGCAGCTAATTGTACATCACGAGGTACATCAACTAATACCGGACCGGGTCTGCCACTTTGGGCAATTTGGAATGCGAGAGCTAAAATTTCAGGCAATTCCTCAATATTTTGAACGATAAAACTGTGTTTAGTACAGCCGAGTGATAAACCTAATACATCTGCTTCTTGGAAAGCATCTGTGCCGATTAAATGGCTTGCCACTTGCCCTGTGATTGCAACAATAGGGATGGAGTCTAATGCAGCATCACCCAATCCGGTAATTAAGTTAGTCGCACCGGGGCCTGAGGTGGCAATACAAACGCCTACTTTTCCTGTTGAGCGTGCATAGCCAATAGCTGCCATTGCTGCGCCTTGTTCGTTACGGCAGAGAAGGTGATCTAAACCCGAGTCGTAGATGGCGTCGTAGGTAGGCATAATCGCGCCCCCTGGATAGCCAAAGAGAGTTATGACACCGTGAGCTTTTAGGCTCTCGGTAATTAATCTTGCACCATTCATTGATGTTGTGCCTCTTAAGGTTTTTATTATTTTAAAAGAAGATGATATAGATACCATAAATTCTCAGTTTTTTAAACTTTATTTTCGGTGAAATTAAGCCGGATTTTTCGCATAGCTTAGCTAAATAAAAGTCGTTTTTATTTAGCTAAGAGAAGGGGTTAACACTTAAGAGGTATTTTGCGGAATTTTCTTGATTTAATTCAATAAATCTTCATTTTCAGATAGTCGGTTTGACTTAAATTTCATATTCTCACTAGTGAATTATTAGGATTATCTTATTAATTTGATAGGAAATATTCTTACTTTTATCTAATGATTTTTTTACCTGCGTGGGAGAACCAAAATGAAATTTTTAGCAAAAAGCCTAGCCGTG comes from Mannheimia granulomatis and encodes:
- the thiM gene encoding hydroxyethylthiazole kinase, producing the protein MTTPLSYQTQYLQKIRQINPLVHNITNIVAANFSANGLLALGASPIMAAAIEEMESVPQLSSAVVINIGTLIGKEVDAMLLAGKTANRLGIPVVLDPVGVGATPFRLQTVEKLLSEIQFTAIRGNAGELATLANVDWHAKGVDAGEGSHSLQEIAQTVAAQYKTIAAISGETDVISNGSHTALLQNGTAMFPKTTASGCLLSAICGAFLAVADKEKEFAALVEAFTVYAVAGELAAQTLRPTQHGQFAVNLLDQLGEITPETVEKLAKVAYV
- a CDS encoding autotransporter outer membrane beta-barrel domain-containing protein — protein: MTQHHFFKLSAISIALLGAASQGYAVECKVPMSVENQQNGNLDSCNLNIDATENRSLFNQSSLLNISNSTFHINNSTLTFSGKHGADVIAIEDSNVEITNSRLTRNNTDDKDISSETIRIRDGKTGISSLILDNVTLVSTGEASTIALYATENEDSLTSITLKNSNISSEDSIFGSWWSTSRPINEYSNWNIKVENSVLKAPIILSTGGLTELYKTDGVVATEKTTLSANNAQFFGSMLSFDSDADKSKTDVSLTSSSWVLPTARDLDTNVVAHNGVTNLKLDESQITLENNLGLQTFTIYGNLSGNGHFDLNTDLANQKSDKIVVKGEDSGNFTLGIKDSGNEPDAANGKVTLVETQQGQATFSLKDRDYVDAGAYRYRLNKEGTNWVLANRQSERVTTSQPTIPTQPVVQPTSPTVPTQPVVQPTTPTVPSQPVVQPTQPGVPVAPALLALSEKSNALSSLRQAQSVLVGQNLQGIHQRLGELKTDKSSNVWVKNINSRTEVKAQNVAADSRSSGFEMDSHSLQIGADRAVSDNLRLGGFVGTSRADVDFNGEYGKGKLRSQAVGFYATFANADGWYVDNVGKYERLTAQASNEKRKYNAFSLSSEVGRRIALSNDWTVTPQAQLAYHTINGKADESRLSLFTARAGMRIAKGFALASGWNLQPYAEFNAIAEKANNAKVRVNQYRFDVPENHGRFQTSIGFTAGNGSHRVGLEASTTHGKQLKQPISILANYRYQW
- the thiE gene encoding thiamine phosphate synthase, encoding MSISHSHHSPKVIWTVAGSDSCAGAGLQTDLHTFHDFNVVGCSVVTSVTAQHPHGVLCVTPVDDYTFRQQFEALLIQGYPNAIKIGLLCSQNQVEILCEYIQKIRSESQEYCHVVYDPVAVASSGQALSDSIVLPVVQEKLYPLVDLITPNGTELALLSETEIATFEDVKTAAEKLFAQGIKAVLAKGGHFEWQGEMVDDYLLTPQESYCFSHPRLESVNTHGTGCTFASAIGAMLAKGFDLPDAVTVATAYLQKGLSETEGRGQTALSSLCHTGYPTDIAFFPQTELVSAPLDVSQKAFAPTDYQLGLYPVVESFEWIERLISAGVKTLQIRMKNRPLAEIENEIAQSVALAKQHNVRLFINDYWQLAVKYQAYGVHLGQEDLATADLHAIQQAGLRLGVSTHGYFEIMRALAVKPSYIAFGHVFPTQTKDMPSQPQGLINLANYADLVSPLHIPTIAIGGINQTNIEAVMQCGVGSAAVVSAITQAQDWQQAVKILEKFANGGKKGGNDE
- the nrdD gene encoding anaerobic ribonucleoside-triphosphate reductase; translated protein: MIRLQQEQLNGKLAFIDHYIQAQNAADGSKMDANANVTQKNIATMENELMKDFFVQINRAKVSQKIETLFDKATAQEYIRQIEAHEIYVHDETSLKPYCVSITMYPFLHDGLSKLGGESKAPKHLASFCGSFINFVFAVSAQFAGAVATVEFLTYFDYFARKDFGDNYLKTHSREIENHLQQVVYSINQPAAARGYQSVFWNISLYDKFYFEAMFGNFVFPDFEKPNWETTAKLQLFFMKWFNKERSKAILTFPVVTAAMLTANGKCKDDEFANQMAQELSQGNSFFIYQSDNPDSLASCCRLRNEISDHTFSYSLGAGGVATGSINVITINMNRLVQDKRDLVTEVSKIHKYQYAYRKLMEEYLANSMLPVYDAGFISLDKQFLTIGINGMAEAAESQGLTVGYNPDYIEFVQSRLKTIFQANQAASEKYGVKFNTEFVPAENLGVKNAKWDKADGYFVPRDCYNSYFYVVEDESTNALDKFLLHGKELVEWLDGGSALHLNLDEALNVGSYRLLLDTAAKTGCNYFCINVKITICNECNHIDKRTLHTCSQCGSHNIDYGTRVIGYLKRVSAFSSARQKEHSLRFYHKEAA
- a CDS encoding MFS transporter, with product MSKSSPLKVAVASMVGTAVEYFDNYIYTMAAVLVFNVQFFNSDDPVSNQLMSLSVLALAFFTRPMGSIIFGHFGDKYGRKQTLIASLLLMGLSTVAIGLLPNYAAIGIWATLLLCLCRIGQGLGLGGEWGGAALVATEHAPKHKRAFFGIFPQMGAPIGLLLANGAFYLVNLIYGEQAFLDWAWRTPFIASLVMIFIGLYIRLKISESPIFLKAEKQGKNRHTPLKVLFSRHLKPFTIGVLIATAGYVLFYILVAFTPIFVKSPVAVSQAGYATGLGLPANLYTQYLLITSVIFGIAIFFSGLYSDKIGRRLLLLIATGATAIYGLTMPFFLENGTPTSIFIFLAIGMILIGLSYGPMAVILPELFPTEVRYTGASLAYTIAGILGASVFTIIAVKINENFGLFGVGGYLSVASLLSFWALWQVHETKDLELTEI
- the nrdG gene encoding anaerobic ribonucleoside-triphosphate reductase activating protein; the protein is MENLRFNSEQIVWQEVPNETSLAFLITGCPLGCKGCHSADSWKACNGTVLTPEYLSHRLTRYQGLISCVLFMGGEWKAEKLTPLLKLAKQQGLKTCLYTGLEKDQLPECLLAELTYLKTGRWIAERGGLESLTTNQRFIDLRSNQNLNHLFIKGDLI
- the cytX gene encoding putative hydroxymethylpyrimidine transporter CytX, whose product is MSRSLSSLNSGLIWAGAGISASAIVVGTWIAPLGWQQGLLAIILGHLLGGILFFAAGFIGAKTGKNAMQTVQISFGKGSVFFSLANVLQLVGWTAIMIYTGAEISNALSLALWDLSAFSLWACVLGVLIILWLFSGSNQVGKLKLFTLIAMFVLTLWLSLKVLNGQNQPATSGDMPFSTAVELATIMPLSWLPLVSDYTSKAKKPLAATLSASVGYLITSAWMYALGLGMVLFTGQSEIAPMLLLTGMSLVGIIVMILSTVTTTFLDAYSAGVSASNISTKLKETPTAIAVTLLGTVLALSLPVTQYENFLLLIGSVFAPMIAVQIADFFVLKRTESQQNMDWLAFGLWFIGFMLYHGLSYSNVHLPLGLTIPVMLVIFVTTVIVRKVTK
- the ilvM gene encoding acetolactate synthase 2 small subunit, which translates into the protein MEEYQLTITANKRPETLERILRVIRHRGFEVKNLNVESTDSIFNLNFTLASKRQLSLLTHQLEKVFDIIEIN